Proteins encoded together in one Rubripirellula reticaptiva window:
- a CDS encoding alpha/beta hydrolase — protein MYFSVTQSKRVLASAIVAMVSIAPCVGADEPKASENQVTSDVVYATADGIEMKLDLRVPATGVSTHHNSAKPALVVWIHGGGWRAGSRKKCPLTDLTQHGFAVASISYRFTDKAIFPAQIHDCKAAIRWLRAHQDQYGYDASWIAVAGSSAGGHLALLLGTSGGIGEMEGNLGEHGDQSSTIQAVIDYFGPSDFILRGKTQPERAYTTESGSLALLGGLRDGKVDPRMESMASPASYVSSNDPPLLVFHGTEDQTVLMDQSQRIVALYNEAGLSARLISVEGAGHGGKAFFTKDHFQRALDFLVQYPPAIASND, from the coding sequence ATGTACTTCTCCGTCACTCAGTCGAAACGAGTTCTTGCATCTGCGATCGTTGCGATGGTCTCGATTGCCCCGTGCGTTGGCGCTGATGAACCAAAGGCATCAGAAAATCAGGTAACCAGCGACGTTGTCTACGCCACGGCTGACGGTATCGAAATGAAACTCGACCTACGAGTTCCAGCAACCGGCGTGTCTACCCATCACAATTCCGCCAAACCTGCCTTGGTCGTTTGGATTCACGGTGGAGGTTGGCGGGCAGGATCACGCAAAAAATGTCCGCTGACGGATTTGACCCAGCACGGATTCGCTGTCGCCAGTATCAGTTACCGGTTCACGGACAAGGCAATCTTTCCGGCTCAAATCCACGATTGCAAAGCCGCGATCCGATGGCTTCGCGCCCACCAGGATCAATACGGCTACGACGCGTCTTGGATCGCTGTCGCAGGCAGCAGCGCCGGAGGACACTTGGCGTTACTGCTCGGTACATCAGGCGGCATTGGTGAAATGGAAGGCAACCTTGGCGAGCACGGCGATCAATCATCCACCATCCAAGCCGTCATCGACTACTTTGGACCATCAGACTTTATCCTTCGCGGTAAGACTCAGCCCGAACGAGCTTACACGACCGAGTCGGGCAGCTTAGCACTATTGGGCGGACTGCGTGACGGCAAGGTGGATCCGAGAATGGAATCAATGGCCAGTCCCGCAAGCTACGTCAGTTCGAACGATCCACCGCTGCTAGTTTTCCACGGCACCGAAGACCAAACGGTGTTGATGGACCAGAGCCAAAGGATTGTGGCGTTATACAACGAGGCTGGTTTGTCAGCACGTCTTATCAGCGTCGAAGGGGCTGGTCATGGCGGCAAAGCATTCTTTACGAAGGATCACTTCCAGCGGGCACTCGATTTCCTAGTGCAATACCCTCCCGCCATCGCGTCAAACGACTGA
- a CDS encoding multiheme c-type cytochrome, with protein MVGFAKIHCSFRLILLAYGTVLGNQWVGNQTFAADGESYAHSDSNKRYLHHIDLYDVNNRKITADSDQPYSTLKTCGRCHDYATISHGWHFNAFASDARRQAENGEIEIGNAEVTVSDGRPGEPWIWTDIRTGTQLPLSYRDWLGRFNPTDIGLSTFEMTRQFGARLPGGNMATPDKKASQDDEADRDKKADADDDSSRWVLTGYLEIDCMACHATSGAYDFELRRETIEAENFAWAPTAALRLGDVSGSVSRIKTGSDPSDEAVQAKLPKVKYRDQTFAPDGTVFFDLVREPENNACYQCHSQRTVTEDGIEPRWTHDEDVHLRAGMNCSDCHRNGIDHQTVRGFPGEQHPSGNVATTLSCAGCHLGTESEDNSVASISSRPGRLGSPLPKHEGLPPIHFEKLTCIACHGGPAPDQEADGILTSLSHGLGQKLHRDGQELPSIRGPLFARSQTSSPHADNESDHADESPITTARAMWPAYWGSIKDGIVSPLSPEAVYSATRKALRVRKDFVAEVSEKGREEFDEKVFAALAAIEKEFSVDRAVYVSTGAAFARGEQQNSLTEVDVKNVDAIEMVQWPMAHNVRPAGWALGATGCLECHVDNGLIFASTVTPTGPAPVVASAISMSSIQQISDDERSRWNQLFAGRATFKLMTAVSLALMAITLLGTFIASTRPASKDSL; from the coding sequence ATGGTTGGTTTCGCAAAGATTCATTGCTCATTCAGGCTAATCTTACTGGCCTATGGCACAGTGTTAGGCAACCAATGGGTAGGCAACCAAACGTTCGCGGCGGACGGCGAGTCGTACGCGCACAGCGATAGCAACAAACGTTATTTACACCACATCGATCTTTACGATGTTAACAATCGAAAGATCACGGCCGATTCGGACCAACCCTATTCGACGCTCAAGACGTGTGGACGCTGCCATGATTATGCGACCATCTCGCACGGGTGGCACTTCAATGCGTTTGCCAGTGACGCGCGGCGTCAGGCCGAGAACGGGGAAATAGAAATTGGAAACGCTGAAGTGACAGTTTCCGACGGCCGCCCCGGCGAACCGTGGATTTGGACGGACATCCGAACGGGAACGCAGTTGCCGCTTTCCTATCGAGATTGGCTGGGCCGTTTTAACCCAACGGACATCGGATTGTCCACCTTTGAAATGACTCGCCAATTCGGTGCACGCCTACCCGGTGGCAACATGGCGACGCCTGACAAGAAAGCTTCCCAAGACGATGAAGCAGATAGAGATAAAAAAGCTGATGCTGATGATGATTCATCGCGATGGGTGCTGACCGGTTACCTAGAGATCGATTGCATGGCGTGTCACGCGACCTCGGGCGCCTACGACTTTGAACTGCGCCGCGAAACCATCGAAGCCGAGAACTTTGCTTGGGCGCCGACGGCCGCTTTGCGTTTGGGCGATGTCTCGGGATCAGTTTCAAGAATCAAAACCGGCTCGGACCCCAGCGACGAAGCCGTGCAAGCGAAACTTCCAAAAGTCAAATACCGCGACCAAACTTTCGCGCCCGATGGCACGGTATTCTTCGACTTGGTTCGTGAACCCGAAAACAATGCCTGCTACCAATGTCACAGCCAACGAACCGTTACCGAAGACGGAATCGAGCCGCGTTGGACCCATGATGAGGACGTTCACCTGCGCGCGGGAATGAACTGTTCCGATTGCCACCGCAACGGCATCGACCACCAAACTGTCCGAGGCTTCCCCGGCGAGCAACACCCCTCGGGGAACGTGGCGACGACACTTAGCTGTGCGGGATGTCACTTGGGGACCGAGAGTGAAGACAATTCCGTAGCCTCGATTTCGTCGAGACCAGGCCGACTCGGATCACCGCTGCCCAAGCACGAAGGCTTGCCGCCGATTCACTTCGAAAAACTGACCTGCATCGCTTGCCACGGCGGGCCCGCCCCAGACCAGGAAGCCGACGGCATCCTGACTTCACTGTCGCACGGTTTGGGTCAAAAGCTGCATCGCGACGGTCAGGAGTTGCCGTCCATCCGCGGCCCCTTGTTCGCACGATCTCAAACGTCGTCACCCCATGCGGACAACGAATCCGACCATGCTGATGAATCCCCTATTACAACTGCCCGCGCGATGTGGCCGGCGTATTGGGGATCGATCAAAGACGGAATCGTATCGCCGCTGTCGCCGGAAGCCGTCTACTCTGCGACTCGCAAAGCGTTGCGTGTACGAAAAGACTTCGTCGCCGAAGTGTCTGAGAAAGGACGCGAAGAGTTTGACGAAAAAGTCTTCGCCGCACTCGCAGCGATCGAAAAAGAGTTTTCCGTCGATCGTGCTGTTTATGTCTCGACCGGGGCAGCTTTCGCGCGAGGCGAACAGCAGAATTCTCTGACCGAAGTGGATGTCAAAAACGTCGATGCAATTGAGATGGTTCAGTGGCCGATGGCGCACAACGTTCGGCCCGCCGGCTGGGCATTGGGGGCAACGGGATGTTTGGAATGCCACGTCGATAATGGACTGATCTTTGCGTCAACCGTGACGCCAACAGGCCCGGCACCGGTGGTCGCGTCGGCGATCTCGATGTCATCGATCCAGCAGATCTCCGACGATGAACGTTCGCGATGGAACCAACTGTTCGCCGGCCGTGCGACGTTTAAGTTGATGACGGCGGTATCTCTGGCGTTGATGGCAATCACACTGCTGGGGACCTTCATCGCATCCACCCGACCGGCGTCGAAGGATTCGCTATGA
- a CDS encoding M28 family peptidase codes for MKYLLTAILVCTLPTLNVSAQDTASVEILSAADNSAAEVIDEASLRGHVRFLADDLLEGRGPGSRGDAVTQLYLSTQFQSLGLEPAAADGGWLQPVPLVGVKTEAPAEIKFQRGNESVSLKSVTDFMSTIGSPKTEASIDAAELVFVGYGIQAPEYDWDDFKDVDLRGKVLVVMNNDPSSDPELFEGSRRLYYGRWDYKYESAARQGAAGAIIIHTTPSAGYPWQVIQTSWAGEEFELRDAGGPRMELKAWASEGGAKKIAALAGKDLDALRAAAESRDFRPVPLGVSLSIELTASVRNQDTANVLASLPGSDPDLRDEYVIYMAHHDHLGMSAQRDANGDNIYNGAIDNASGAAALLTMAKAFVQLEPRPARSILFAAVSAEEQGLLGSKFFASDPPIPAGKLAAVINMDGTNIIGRTHDVNVIGMGKSSLDNHVQAVAKAQGRIVTSDHFPDRGYYYRSDQFSLAKIGVPGVYLHSGVNVIGKPDGWGKEQLDQWVEKIYHQPSDEYLEEWNLSGAIEDTRLLFHVGRRVANSPEMPSWTEGDEFEAARKQAIAETPKP; via the coding sequence ATGAAATATTTGCTAACCGCGATTCTGGTGTGCACGCTGCCGACGCTAAACGTGTCGGCTCAAGATACCGCGTCCGTCGAAATTCTCTCGGCCGCCGACAATTCGGCGGCCGAGGTCATCGACGAAGCAAGCTTGCGCGGGCACGTCCGGTTCCTCGCTGATGATCTGTTGGAAGGTCGTGGGCCGGGCTCGCGCGGCGATGCAGTGACCCAGTTGTATCTGTCGACACAGTTTCAATCGCTGGGCTTGGAACCCGCCGCTGCCGATGGCGGATGGCTACAGCCGGTACCGCTGGTTGGCGTGAAAACGGAAGCCCCGGCGGAAATCAAATTTCAACGCGGGAACGAATCGGTGTCTTTGAAGTCGGTGACGGATTTTATGTCGACCATCGGCAGCCCAAAAACAGAAGCGTCGATCGACGCCGCCGAACTGGTTTTTGTTGGCTACGGAATTCAAGCCCCCGAGTACGACTGGGATGATTTCAAGGACGTCGATCTTCGCGGGAAAGTTTTGGTCGTGATGAACAATGATCCGTCCAGCGACCCGGAACTTTTCGAAGGCAGTCGGCGGTTGTACTACGGGCGTTGGGACTACAAGTATGAAAGCGCGGCTCGCCAGGGAGCCGCCGGTGCGATCATCATTCACACCACTCCCTCGGCCGGCTATCCGTGGCAAGTGATTCAAACGTCTTGGGCCGGCGAAGAATTTGAACTGCGAGACGCTGGTGGTCCACGCATGGAACTGAAGGCATGGGCGAGCGAAGGGGGCGCGAAGAAGATTGCCGCGCTGGCCGGAAAAGACTTGGATGCACTGCGAGCTGCGGCGGAATCACGTGACTTTCGCCCGGTTCCCCTGGGAGTTTCCTTGTCGATTGAATTGACGGCCAGCGTTCGCAATCAAGACACCGCCAACGTCTTGGCCTCGCTGCCGGGAAGCGATCCCGATCTTCGTGATGAATACGTTATCTACATGGCTCACCATGACCACTTGGGAATGTCTGCTCAGCGAGACGCCAACGGCGACAACATCTACAACGGCGCGATCGACAACGCTTCGGGGGCTGCGGCGCTTTTGACGATGGCGAAGGCCTTTGTCCAGTTGGAACCCCGTCCGGCGCGTTCGATTCTGTTTGCGGCCGTGTCGGCGGAAGAGCAAGGTTTGTTGGGATCCAAGTTCTTTGCCAGTGATCCACCCATTCCCGCCGGCAAGTTGGCGGCGGTGATCAACATGGACGGCACGAACATCATTGGCCGAACACACGACGTGAACGTCATTGGAATGGGAAAGTCATCCTTGGATAATCACGTCCAGGCGGTCGCGAAGGCTCAAGGCCGAATCGTTACGTCGGATCATTTTCCGGATCGTGGTTACTACTATCGATCCGATCAATTCAGCTTGGCCAAAATCGGTGTGCCGGGTGTCTATTTGCACTCGGGTGTCAATGTGATCGGAAAACCGGACGGTTGGGGCAAAGAACAATTGGACCAATGGGTTGAAAAAATCTATCACCAACCCAGCGACGAATATCTAGAAGAGTGGAACCTATCGGGCGCGATCGAGGACACTCGTTTGCTGTTTCACGTCGGCCGACGCGTCGCCAATTCACCGGAAATGCCGTCATGGACCGAGGGTGACGAATTCGAAGCCGCGCGAAAACAGGCGATAGCCGAAACGCCGAAACCGTAG